A single window of Acidobacteriota bacterium DNA harbors:
- a CDS encoding TlpA family protein disulfide reductase: MSKRMKRSFICAVMVLAVISITALAQQVPQISLRSTDGRTLNLADLKGKAVVLSFGGTWVPLTAKELPALQKQADRYTPRGVQFFWVSVNSDKPGTRTSATDADLNAFIQKNNVRLTVLRDPDQQAYKALGLDGLPAVVIISNGKVVLKHIGFGTEQNEGYSEIAKTLDQLLK, encoded by the coding sequence ATGTCGAAACGAATGAAGAGAAGTTTTATTTGCGCCGTAATGGTTTTGGCGGTGATTTCAATAACAGCTTTGGCCCAGCAGGTTCCGCAAATCAGTTTGCGCTCGACGGACGGACGCACACTAAATTTGGCAGATTTGAAAGGAAAAGCCGTGGTGCTATCGTTTGGCGGGACCTGGGTTCCGCTCACCGCTAAAGAATTACCCGCGCTGCAAAAACAGGCGGATCGGTACACTCCCCGTGGAGTGCAGTTTTTCTGGGTTAGCGTCAACAGCGACAAACCCGGCACGCGAACCAGCGCAACCGATGCCGATCTGAATGCGTTTATCCAAAAAAACAACGTGCGGTTGACCGTTTTGCGCGATCCGGATCAGCAGGCTTACAAAGCTCTGGGGCTGGACGGGCTTCCGGCGGTTGTCATCATCAGCAACGGCAAAGTGGTGCTAAAACACATTGGTTTTGGAACGGAACAAAACGAAGGATATTCCGAAATTGCCAAAACGCTGGATCAGTTATTGAAGTAA
- the uvrB gene encoding excinuclease ABC subunit UvrB, protein MDFKLVSDYQPQGDQPEAIEALVRGLADGEKHQVLLGITGSGKTFTIAEVVARVNRPTLVMAHNKTLAAQLYQEFKTFFPENAVEYFVSYYDYYQPEAYVAATDTYIEKESTVNDEIDRLRLSATRSLFERRDVIIVASVSAIYGIGDPNAYYGMVMFVEPGQRITRNAIVKRLVELLYERNDIEFGRGSFRVRGDVIDIYPSYQDQAYRIELFGDEIDSISTIDPLLGEVIKKHDSRLPIYPRTHYATTEATIKRAVKTIRAELEEWEPQLIAQNKLIEAQRLRQRVMYDLEMFNELGFCRGVENYSRHLTGRAVGEPPPTLYDYLPEDTLVVIDESHQSIPQIRAMYTGDRSRKMNLVEYGFRLPSALDNRPLQFEEWERRVGQVIYVSATPGPYELTKSSGTFVEQIIRPTGLLDPEVEVRPVRGQIDDLLDEVRKRAERGERVLVTTLTKKMAEDLTDYYGDLGVKVRYMHSEVETLERIKILRDLRKGEFDVLVGINLLREGLDLPEVSLVAILDADKEGFLRSESSLIQTIGRAARNANGKAILYADKMTDSMRRAIDETNRRRAKQKVFNEAHGITPQSIIKPIEATLVTAYEADYFKVPVNLAEFDEYGPEKLAETIVRLNVEMREAAGKFEFERAAELRDKIKYLKERELAVT, encoded by the coding sequence ATGGACTTCAAGCTCGTTTCCGATTACCAACCGCAAGGCGATCAGCCCGAAGCAATCGAAGCATTGGTTAGAGGACTGGCCGATGGAGAAAAGCACCAAGTGTTGCTGGGCATCACGGGCAGCGGCAAAACGTTTACCATCGCCGAAGTGGTGGCTCGCGTAAATCGCCCCACGCTGGTGATGGCGCACAACAAAACGCTGGCCGCGCAGCTTTACCAGGAATTCAAAACTTTTTTCCCGGAAAATGCCGTCGAGTATTTCGTCAGCTACTACGATTATTACCAGCCGGAAGCATATGTGGCGGCAACCGACACGTACATTGAAAAAGAATCCACCGTGAACGATGAAATTGACCGGTTGCGATTGTCGGCAACGCGCAGTCTGTTCGAGCGGCGCGATGTCATCATCGTCGCTTCGGTTTCGGCGATTTATGGCATCGGCGACCCAAACGCTTATTACGGAATGGTGATGTTTGTCGAACCGGGGCAGCGCATTACGCGCAACGCCATCGTCAAACGGCTGGTGGAATTGCTGTATGAACGCAACGACATTGAATTCGGTCGCGGCAGCTTCCGCGTGCGCGGCGATGTGATTGACATTTACCCCAGCTACCAGGATCAAGCGTATCGAATTGAATTGTTCGGCGACGAAATTGACTCGATTTCGACGATTGATCCGTTGCTCGGCGAAGTCATTAAAAAGCACGACAGCCGCTTGCCGATTTACCCCAGAACCCATTACGCCACCACCGAAGCCACGATCAAACGTGCGGTGAAAACCATCCGGGCCGAATTGGAAGAATGGGAACCCCAGTTGATCGCCCAGAACAAATTGATCGAAGCGCAGCGGCTGCGCCAACGCGTTATGTACGACCTGGAAATGTTCAACGAGCTTGGTTTTTGCCGAGGCGTCGAAAACTATTCGCGGCATTTGACTGGTCGAGCCGTCGGCGAACCGCCGCCGACGCTTTACGATTATCTGCCTGAAGATACGCTGGTTGTAATTGATGAAAGCCATCAATCCATTCCGCAAATCCGCGCGATGTATACCGGCGACCGATCTCGCAAGATGAACCTGGTCGAATATGGCTTCCGCTTGCCGTCGGCGCTCGACAATCGCCCGCTGCAGTTTGAAGAGTGGGAACGCCGCGTCGGCCAGGTGATTTATGTGTCGGCGACGCCGGGGCCTTATGAACTGACGAAATCCAGCGGCACATTTGTTGAACAGATCATTCGCCCGACAGGATTGCTTGATCCCGAAGTTGAAGTTCGTCCTGTACGCGGCCAAATTGATGATTTGCTCGACGAAGTCCGTAAGCGCGCGGAACGCGGGGAACGCGTTTTGGTAACAACGCTGACCAAAAAAATGGCCGAAGACCTGACAGATTATTACGGCGATTTGGGCGTCAAAGTCCGATACATGCACTCCGAAGTCGAAACGCTGGAACGCATCAAGATTCTGCGCGATTTGCGCAAAGGCGAATTTGACGTGCTGGTTGGCATCAACCTGCTGCGCGAAGGTTTGGATTTGCCGGAAGTTTCTCTGGTAGCCATTTTAGACGCCGACAAGGAAGGTTTTCTGCGCAGCGAATCTTCGCTGATTCAAACCATCGGTCGCGCCGCGCGAAACGCCAACGGCAAGGCGATTCTGTACGCTGACAAGATGACCGATTCAATGCGCCGGGCGATTGACGAAACCAACCGTCGCCGCGCAAAGCAAAAGGTCTTCAACGAGGCTCACGGCATCACGCCGCAATCCATCATCAAACCGATTGAAGCGACGCTGGTCACAGCGTATGAAGCTGATTATTTCAAAGTCCCGGTCAACTTGGCGGAGTTTGATGAGTACGGTCCGGAAAAACTGGCTGAAACCATCGTGCGATTAAATGTCGAAATGCGGGAAGCCGCCGGAAAATTCGAGTTCGAGCGCGCAGCGGAATTGCGCGATAAGATCAAGTATTTGAAGGAGCGGGAACTTGCAGTAACCTGA
- a CDS encoding helix-turn-helix domain-containing protein, whose product MKKEHLKLSKADRETLTSLLAKGSLKARAFKRVTGLLELDRGKTLKEVAETLSVDYNAIARWRDSYNRDGIECLNDKPRSGRPIVIDGQQRAKVTALACSDAPEGHARWSLRLLAEKVVELGHCDSLSHTQVGNILKKRSQAPSQPNVVYRATRRRVPGANGATVSPLRFAL is encoded by the coding sequence ATGAAAAAAGAACACCTCAAACTGAGCAAAGCCGATCGTGAAACTTTAACCTCGTTGCTTGCTAAAGGGAGCTTAAAAGCAAGAGCATTTAAGCGCGTCACCGGGCTGCTTGAACTGGATCGTGGCAAGACGCTCAAAGAAGTCGCCGAAACCTTAAGTGTCGATTACAACGCTATCGCCAGGTGGCGTGACAGCTATAACCGAGACGGCATCGAATGCTTGAATGACAAACCGCGCTCCGGTCGTCCGATTGTGATTGATGGCCAACAACGCGCCAAAGTCACGGCACTGGCCTGCAGCGATGCACCAGAAGGACATGCCCGCTGGAGTCTGCGCTTGCTGGCCGAGAAGGTCGTCGAGTTAGGACATTGCGATTCTCTCTCGCACACCCAAGTCGGCAACATTCTAAAAAAACGTAGTCAAGCCCCATCTCAACCAAACGTGGTGTATCGGGCAACTAGACGCCGCGTTCCTGGCGCGAATGGAGCAACTGTTAGCCCTTTACGCTTTGCCCTATGA
- a CDS encoding transposase: MPTKNLAPARCSPAIEPLTGARLAMVKPQRTKKEYTEFCQALAARYPEAKKIRMVQDNLNTHNASSFYENLPADEAFTLAERFEFHYTPKSASWLNLIEIEFSAVARQCLSRRIPTIESLEKEVLAIIKERTEKRIKISWQFSIEVARNKMNRHYERVFAANSQFKKI, from the coding sequence ATGCCTACGAAAAACTTGGCTCCTGCGCGTTGCTCCCCCGCCATTGAGCCATTGACTGGAGCGCGCCTGGCAATGGTCAAACCGCAACGCACCAAGAAGGAATACACCGAATTTTGCCAGGCCTTGGCGGCACGCTATCCGGAGGCGAAAAAGATTCGCATGGTGCAAGACAATCTCAACACACACAACGCGAGTTCGTTCTACGAAAACTTGCCGGCCGATGAAGCCTTCACGCTGGCCGAGCGCTTCGAGTTCCATTACACGCCGAAGTCGGCGAGTTGGCTCAACCTGATTGAGATCGAATTTTCGGCAGTCGCGCGTCAGTGTTTATCCCGGCGGATTCCGACGATCGAAAGCCTAGAGAAAGAGGTCTTGGCGATTATCAAAGAACGCACCGAAAAGCGAATCAAGATCAGTTGGCAATTCTCGATTGAGGTTGCCAGAAACAAGATGAATCGGCATTACGAACGTGTTTTCGCCGCCAATTCACAATTTAAGAAGATTTAG
- a CDS encoding 16S rRNA methyltransferase, which produces MENEQLARLVSNVLQSSKYRNVSEDFIKDIGVQELLKRRSLKEAIKATKNKLHQVGGAYLDIKPSYLKWLDHLKEAFQSSDRIDFLQACKKVMSHHSSTRERLPILEEFYAEMMSDLPPIRSVLDIACGLNPLSIPWMPIAEKAEYYAFDIYRDMMGFLDGFLALIKMEGKAEACDVIRFPPTREVDVAFILKSIPCLEQVDRASGQRLVDSVKARHLFVSFPIHTLGGRDKGMALNYETRFHEMVSNANWMVKRFAFSTEIVFRISK; this is translated from the coding sequence ATGGAAAACGAACAACTGGCTCGGCTTGTTAGCAATGTTCTCCAGAGTTCCAAGTACCGGAACGTATCTGAGGATTTTATAAAAGACATTGGCGTTCAAGAACTATTAAAACGACGGAGCCTTAAAGAAGCGATCAAGGCTACTAAGAACAAATTGCATCAAGTCGGCGGCGCTTATCTTGACATAAAACCGAGCTATTTGAAGTGGTTGGATCACCTGAAAGAAGCGTTTCAGTCAAGTGATCGTATTGATTTTCTGCAAGCGTGTAAAAAGGTCATGTCTCATCATTCATCCACAAGAGAGCGTCTACCAATTCTGGAGGAATTTTACGCAGAGATGATGTCTGATCTCCCTCCGATACGATCAGTGCTTGATATTGCCTGCGGGCTGAATCCTCTCTCGATCCCGTGGATGCCAATAGCTGAGAAAGCCGAATACTATGCGTTCGACATTTACAGAGATATGATGGGATTCTTAGATGGGTTTCTGGCGCTAATTAAAATGGAAGGTAAAGCAGAGGCTTGTGATGTAATCAGGTTTCCTCCCACTCGCGAGGTAGATGTCGCATTTATTCTCAAATCTATACCATGCTTGGAGCAGGTAGACAGAGCCTCTGGCCAGAGGCTTGTGGACAGCGTGAAAGCTAGACATTTGTTCGTGTCATTTCCTATCCATACGCTTGGGGGTAGAGATAAGGGAATGGCCCTCAATTACGAAACAAGGTTTCATGAAATGGTGTCCAATGCAAATTGGATGGTCAAGCGATTCGCCTTTAGCACTGAAATAGTATTCAGAATAAGTAAGTGA
- the rsmI gene encoding 16S rRNA (cytidine(1402)-2'-O)-methyltransferase, producing MLYLVATPIGNLSDITLRALDTLRAVDMIASEDTRRTGMLLKHFDIKKPLLSFHEHNEHRVGEKIIELIEQGKSVALVTDAGTPGISDPGFTLVRRAILSGINLTMIPGPSAFVMAVILSGLPTHGFTFRGFPPRKPGPRRRFLEVDKYSPHTLIFYESPYRLKGFLKDAIEVLGDRKAVLANELTKMYETVQRGELSTLLGLFDETEPRGEYVVVISGVDS from the coding sequence ATGCTATATCTGGTTGCCACACCGATTGGGAATTTAAGCGATATTACCTTACGCGCATTGGACACGCTTCGAGCAGTAGATATGATTGCGAGTGAAGACACTCGAAGGACGGGGATGCTGCTCAAGCATTTTGATATCAAAAAACCGCTGCTGTCATTCCACGAGCACAATGAACACCGCGTTGGAGAAAAGATAATAGAGTTAATCGAACAGGGTAAATCTGTAGCCCTTGTCACTGACGCAGGCACACCGGGCATCTCTGACCCAGGCTTCACCTTGGTTCGCCGGGCGATACTGTCGGGAATCAATTTGACTATGATTCCTGGTCCGAGCGCATTCGTTATGGCCGTCATATTATCCGGGCTGCCGACTCATGGATTTACGTTTCGGGGTTTCCCGCCTCGCAAGCCTGGTCCTCGGCGAAGGTTCCTGGAAGTTGATAAGTATTCGCCCCATACGCTTATCTTTTATGAAAGCCCTTACAGGCTCAAAGGGTTTTTGAAGGATGCCATCGAAGTACTCGGAGATCGCAAGGCTGTATTGGCGAATGAACTAACGAAGATGTATGAAACAGTTCAAAGGGGAGAACTTTCAACTTTATTGGGCCTCTTCGATGAGACGGAGCCCAGAGGTGAGTACGTAGTTGTGATCTCTGGAGTAGACTCCTAA
- a CDS encoding queuine tRNA-ribosyltransferase family protein produces the protein MKSRLSSGEEFLELPHGQLRLPIFTPDATFGVVRSVDSLDVEQCGIEAVVMNTFHLMQRPGSSTVRALGGLHRMAGWDKPIITDSGGFQAYSLIRQNPKYGQMTDRGIIFKPEGAVRKYQLTPEKTVQLQLSYGSDVVICLDDCTHPDDSFEVQQESVKRTIDWVRRCKLEFVHILNQRGLTEEDRPLLFAVIQGGRSQELRKRCAEALLEIGFDGYGYGGWPLDSEGKLLIDIIAYTRELVPSSFPLHALGIGHPQNIVECNRYGYDIFDSSLPTRDARQGRLYSFASKKEQALEQLRGDWFSYVYVNDKKHIKTDSPVYEGCDCLSCSKYSLGYLHHLFKMNDALFLRLATIHNLRFMATLIERLRTYSNDKTLSELKSVGDIVNQ, from the coding sequence ATGAAATCGCGTCTATCTTCAGGTGAAGAGTTTTTAGAACTGCCTCATGGTCAATTGCGTCTTCCCATCTTTACACCGGATGCTACGTTCGGCGTCGTTCGTTCAGTCGACAGCCTTGACGTAGAACAATGCGGGATTGAGGCTGTAGTCATGAATACATTTCATCTGATGCAGCGCCCCGGCTCTTCCACAGTAAGAGCCCTCGGTGGATTGCACCGTATGGCTGGATGGGATAAACCAATCATAACCGATTCGGGAGGGTTTCAGGCCTACTCTTTGATTCGTCAGAATCCCAAGTATGGCCAGATGACGGATAGGGGGATCATCTTTAAACCCGAAGGGGCAGTCCGTAAATACCAGTTGACGCCGGAAAAAACCGTTCAGTTACAGTTGAGTTATGGGAGTGATGTTGTGATATGTCTCGATGACTGCACGCATCCCGATGACTCGTTCGAAGTACAACAAGAATCAGTCAAAAGGACGATAGACTGGGTTCGTCGCTGTAAACTAGAGTTTGTGCATATCCTGAACCAAAGAGGGCTTACTGAGGAAGATCGTCCTTTATTGTTTGCGGTGATTCAGGGGGGGCGGTCACAAGAGTTGCGCAAGCGCTGTGCTGAGGCACTGCTAGAGATCGGTTTCGATGGATACGGGTATGGAGGGTGGCCGCTGGATAGTGAAGGAAAATTGCTGATTGACATAATCGCATATACCAGAGAATTAGTACCGTCGAGCTTTCCTCTGCATGCATTAGGAATAGGACACCCGCAAAACATCGTCGAGTGCAACAGGTATGGCTATGACATTTTTGATAGTTCTTTGCCCACAAGAGACGCGCGGCAGGGCCGACTTTACTCATTTGCTTCAAAGAAGGAGCAAGCTTTAGAGCAATTGCGGGGGGACTGGTTCAGCTATGTTTATGTTAACGACAAAAAGCATATCAAGACAGATAGCCCCGTCTATGAAGGTTGTGATTGCCTGAGCTGCTCAAAATATTCGCTAGGGTATTTGCATCATTTGTTCAAGATGAATGACGCCCTCTTTCTAAGGTTGGCAACGATTCATAACCTGAGATTCATGGCTACTCTCATAGAAAGATTGAGAACTTATTCAAATGATAAGACACTGTCCGAACTTAAAAGTGTCGGAGACATTGTCAATCAATAA
- a CDS encoding UPF0236 family protein, whose translation MSWRKARLCLAHEPGQVQRRYAATLAEVEAVGDRWLDCVARAGAGAETRIHSLGDCAAWIADQAERCFGERGSYLLNFYHVSEYLSAAAERIAPLEAASWRKRQQEKLKENHLSEVLSELEPHLEPSCNQEEESPMRACYRYLANHREYLDYKGAIERGLPIGSGEIESGHRHVIQARLKRAGAWWKEENAEKMLALRVARANSEWESYWQAQRQGMN comes from the coding sequence TTGTCTTGGCGCAAGGCTCGGCTGTGCTTGGCGCACGAGCCGGGACAGGTTCAGCGGCGCTACGCGGCGACGCTGGCGGAAGTGGAGGCGGTGGGAGATCGTTGGCTGGATTGCGTGGCGCGTGCTGGCGCCGGGGCCGAGACGCGAATCCATAGCTTGGGAGATTGTGCGGCGTGGATCGCCGATCAAGCCGAGCGTTGTTTCGGCGAGCGGGGAAGCTACCTGTTGAACTTTTATCACGTGAGCGAGTATTTGAGCGCGGCGGCAGAGCGCATCGCGCCTTTGGAAGCGGCGAGTTGGCGCAAGAGGCAGCAGGAGAAGTTGAAGGAGAATCACCTGTCGGAAGTCTTGTCGGAGTTGGAGCCGCATCTGGAGCCGTCCTGTAATCAGGAAGAGGAATCGCCGATGCGAGCTTGCTATCGCTACCTGGCTAATCATCGCGAGTACTTGGATTACAAAGGTGCAATCGAGCGTGGCTTGCCGATCGGCTCGGGCGAGATCGAGAGCGGGCACCGACATGTGATCCAAGCGAGGCTCAAACGAGCAGGTGCATGGTGGAAGGAAGAGAACGCGGAGAAGATGCTGGCGCTGCGCGTGGCGCGAGCCAACAGTGAGTGGGAATCATATTGGCAAGCTCAGCGTCAAGGGATGAATTGA
- a CDS encoding aspartate aminotransferase family protein, whose translation MSLPTNPKPELPIVQTNIPGQNSYEHWKLEQEHIGPGLQAVVQWAQLCFVKGEGAYLTDADGNVFIDLMGGSGVNSIGHSHPRFVKALSEQLASLVIGGFASQARLDMLETIKGILPSGLDRIQVYSGGTEAVEAALRLAKSYTKKFEFLGFWNAFHGKTMGSLALTDGAKQGLGPMAPGFYTAPYAYCYRCPFGLEPSSCGLACVEHTREVIKHETSGTLAAIVVEPVQGRAGNIPPPIGYLKALQSVAREFDALLIADETMTCFGRTGEVFACDHEGIVPDIMIVGKGMGGGFPVTGIISNSTIMSASPYADASASSSSFGGFPLACLAVDCVLNVMLEEDLVRRSASVGAEVLDILKESEKDVSIVGEVRGRGLMIGIELVTDKESKRPISKEMLRHVYLALLKKGVLVMVGGNSLRLYPPLSISSEIAKQAASIIADVLWEEDKAFSNGTD comes from the coding sequence ATGAGTCTTCCAACCAATCCGAAGCCTGAATTACCAATCGTGCAAACTAACATACCGGGCCAAAACTCATATGAGCACTGGAAACTAGAGCAGGAGCATATCGGCCCTGGTCTTCAAGCAGTAGTACAATGGGCTCAGTTGTGCTTCGTCAAAGGTGAAGGCGCATATCTAACAGATGCTGACGGGAATGTTTTCATAGACTTGATGGGTGGAAGCGGTGTAAATAGCATTGGTCATTCTCATCCCAGATTTGTTAAAGCCCTATCAGAACAGCTAGCATCTTTGGTTATCGGGGGGTTCGCTTCTCAGGCACGCCTCGATATGCTTGAAACCATTAAAGGCATCCTCCCCTCAGGGTTAGACAGAATCCAAGTCTATAGTGGTGGAACCGAAGCTGTTGAGGCGGCGCTCCGTTTAGCTAAATCTTATACGAAGAAGTTCGAGTTTTTGGGATTCTGGAATGCCTTCCACGGAAAGACAATGGGCAGTCTGGCTCTAACGGATGGAGCCAAGCAAGGGTTGGGTCCGATGGCACCAGGGTTTTATACAGCTCCTTATGCTTATTGTTATCGTTGCCCATTTGGACTAGAGCCTTCATCCTGCGGACTAGCATGCGTCGAGCATACGAGGGAAGTCATCAAGCATGAGACTTCCGGAACTCTAGCTGCGATCGTGGTCGAACCCGTTCAGGGGCGGGCTGGCAATATTCCGCCTCCGATCGGCTACCTGAAGGCATTACAGTCCGTAGCCCGCGAGTTTGATGCACTGCTTATTGCGGATGAAACCATGACATGCTTCGGACGAACAGGTGAGGTTTTTGCGTGCGATCATGAGGGAATCGTACCCGACATTATGATCGTCGGCAAAGGAATGGGCGGCGGTTTTCCTGTAACAGGAATCATTTCAAATTCTACTATTATGTCTGCTTCTCCATACGCAGATGCGAGTGCTAGTTCCTCCAGTTTCGGTGGTTTCCCATTGGCGTGTCTGGCTGTTGACTGCGTTCTCAATGTCATGCTCGAAGAAGATTTGGTTCGGCGATCCGCAAGCGTAGGCGCTGAAGTGTTAGATATACTGAAAGAATCTGAAAAGGATGTGTCTATTGTGGGTGAAGTCCGAGGTCGAGGTTTGATGATCGGCATCGAGCTTGTGACTGATAAAGAAAGTAAGCGCCCAATCTCAAAAGAAATGCTACGTCACGTCTATCTAGCGCTGCTTAAGAAGGGAGTCTTGGTGATGGTCGGAGGCAATAGCTTGCGCCTATATCCTCCGCTTTCCATTAGCAGTGAGATTGCTAAACAGGCCGCTTCAATAATCGCCGACGTATTATGGGAAGAGGACAAAGCATTCAGCAATGGGACAGATTAG
- a CDS encoding DegT/DnrJ/EryC1/StrS family aminotransferase gives MGGEPIRQKPWPDWPRADEKTAGLLLDVLHSERWAISGMYNGKKLYERRFAEAFSAYNGVPYCVPTSSGTTALTIAMEAIGVRQGDEVLVPGLTWVACASSVTAIGAVPILVDVEEQTLCMSAEAAQAAISPRTAAIMVVHLYCNVADLDAFVRLSEKTGIPLIEDCAQAHGAMWRGRHVGTFGKIGAFSMQDSKVLTSGEGGAAITSDLVLHDRMQLFRADGRRYRNNPPPLGHPELEEAGSVDGHNMCLSEFQAAILLDRLTHLDEENRCREGNVEYLRTLLSDIGDITPLSRRQEIDALTCYQFCVRLNLSAFGNLDIDILRQALMAELNLYSDPVDAPLNENALYNPLKSLRFDPTGDMAKRLDPKRFHLPIASKAKQECLTLPHKVFLGGKEEVEDIAAAFAKVKMNYRSLRK, from the coding sequence ATGGGAGGTGAGCCAATCAGGCAAAAGCCATGGCCTGATTGGCCACGTGCCGATGAGAAGACAGCAGGCCTTTTGCTGGACGTCTTGCATTCAGAGCGATGGGCGATCAGTGGAATGTATAACGGGAAAAAACTCTACGAGCGGCGGTTTGCCGAGGCTTTCTCGGCGTACAACGGTGTCCCGTATTGCGTACCAACTTCTAGTGGCACAACTGCTCTGACCATCGCCATGGAAGCGATAGGGGTTCGACAAGGAGACGAGGTTCTTGTTCCGGGGCTTACCTGGGTGGCCTGCGCCTCTTCGGTGACTGCGATTGGCGCTGTTCCGATTTTGGTGGATGTCGAAGAACAAACACTTTGTATGTCAGCCGAAGCCGCGCAAGCGGCTATCTCGCCGCGCACTGCTGCAATTATGGTAGTCCACTTGTATTGTAATGTAGCGGATCTTGATGCCTTTGTCAGGCTTTCGGAAAAGACAGGCATTCCTCTGATCGAAGATTGCGCGCAAGCTCACGGTGCCATGTGGCGAGGTCGTCATGTAGGTACGTTTGGAAAAATCGGTGCCTTCAGCATGCAGGATTCTAAGGTACTGACCAGTGGAGAGGGAGGCGCCGCTATCACTAGCGACTTAGTGCTGCATGATCGGATGCAACTATTCCGTGCCGACGGCCGCCGCTATAGGAATAATCCTCCGCCCTTAGGACATCCAGAATTAGAAGAGGCCGGCTCAGTTGACGGGCATAATATGTGCCTATCTGAGTTCCAGGCAGCGATTCTACTTGATCGCCTAACGCACCTGGATGAGGAGAACAGATGTCGCGAGGGTAACGTTGAGTATCTGCGCACGCTCTTGTCCGACATTGGCGACATTACACCTTTGTCGCGTCGACAGGAGATTGATGCGCTGACCTGTTATCAATTTTGCGTCCGTCTAAATCTCAGCGCTTTTGGCAATCTCGACATCGACATTTTACGTCAAGCGCTGATGGCGGAGTTAAATTTGTATTCTGACCCGGTAGACGCACCGCTTAATGAGAATGCGCTATACAATCCCTTAAAATCTCTTCGGTTCGATCCTACGGGAGATATGGCAAAGCGTCTGGACCCGAAACGATTTCACTTGCCAATAGCATCGAAGGCAAAGCAAGAATGCCTGACGTTACCACATAAAGTTTTTTTGGGAGGCAAAGAAGAGGTTGAAGATATCGCGGCTGCTTTTGCCAAGGTGAAAATGAATTACCGGTCGCTCCGCAAGTGA
- a CDS encoding glycosyltransferase family 2 protein: MDGSIAVATITRGRPGLLQRAIVSLHNQDYSGPVTHLVVVDDCPDTRAFLDAKMLDKTLWHYSAREAGEKSGPGRVANLRNLAVRLASASWIAFLDDDNEFEPNHLSSLLDCALRSGSRAVHSHMKIFWPDGSPYLESRMPWWRDSEEGKELYNNLCTKGVFQPGSNIIRDRADPLGHPDPARTVDMGEWLLERKLLLEYPFPTVYDHIDWANATCEDDKLMEILIQNGVGIACSELPTLRYYLGGYSNIFSSGPFAARSAEDQEAE; this comes from the coding sequence ATGGATGGATCTATTGCCGTTGCCACAATTACCAGAGGGCGGCCAGGTCTTTTACAGCGCGCCATCGTGTCGCTTCATAATCAGGATTATTCCGGGCCTGTCACACACTTGGTAGTGGTTGATGATTGCCCAGACACAAGGGCTTTCTTGGACGCAAAGATGCTTGATAAGACCTTGTGGCATTACTCGGCCAGAGAGGCGGGCGAGAAATCCGGGCCTGGTCGCGTAGCCAACCTTCGTAATCTCGCCGTTCGGCTTGCCTCAGCCTCGTGGATTGCTTTTTTGGATGACGACAACGAGTTCGAGCCGAATCATCTGAGCAGCTTGCTAGATTGCGCGCTCCGTAGTGGAAGTCGCGCTGTCCATTCTCATATGAAAATCTTCTGGCCAGACGGTTCGCCTTATCTTGAAAGCAGGATGCCCTGGTGGCGGGACTCGGAAGAGGGAAAGGAGCTTTATAACAACCTATGCACCAAAGGGGTCTTTCAACCTGGTTCAAACATTATCCGAGACAGGGCGGATCCTTTAGGTCACCCCGATCCGGCACGGACTGTTGATATGGGAGAATGGCTGCTCGAACGTAAGCTACTACTCGAATATCCGTTTCCCACCGTGTATGACCATATCGATTGGGCGAATGCCACCTGCGAAGATGACAAGCTTATGGAGATCTTGATTCAGAATGGGGTTGGTATTGCCTGCTCAGAATTACCGACGCTCAGGTATTATTTGGGCGGCTACTCCAACATATTTTCTTCAGGACCATTCGCGGCTCGATCCGCAGAAGATCAGGAGGCGGAATGA